One Opitutus sp. ER46 genomic region harbors:
- a CDS encoding protein-disulfide reductase DsbD domain-containing protein, with the protein MPSVRRLLGFFLLILVAFLPARGAEPSHVQATLVAAEASIQPGRPVTVALRLVHAPHWHTYWINPGTGLPTTLTWDLPAGWEAGDIQWPTPTIIRDHTGTITGNGYSDEVLLPVTLTPPANLAPGTNVTLRASADWLMCAATCVPGNADVSVTLPIRTEAPTPDATWGARVQRARDTLPRTDPAWATTATRQGKTITLTVRPAAASAPVPAKLWFFADDGLVAYDQPQPAEVRGGATTLTLALSPDGPKDATHLRGVLAADPGWRPEGALPGLRVDAPLSDAPIATATPAGATNTNAAAPGTSAAGSAATGGLAGTLLLAFVGGLILNLMPCVFPVLGIKILGFVNQAGHERRRVALHGLTFALGVLLSFWTLAGLLAVLRAGGDQLGWGFQLQSPAFVYALAVLMLVFGLNMSGVFEFGLSATSVGSDLQMKSGYSGSFFSGVLATVVATPCSAPFLAPALGAALAVSTVESFVIFTAIALGLALPYLLLSIFPQAVKALPRPGAWMETFKQFMAFPLYATAGYLAWVLAGQLSEERFLSALFSFVLVALAVWMYGRWRTPGASAGRARFGLASLIVVGALGLWLGWPRSVAAPSATSTQAPEVTWEPWSPDAVARLRAEGRIVYVDFTARWCATCQANKRLVFHSDDVLRAFADRKIATLRGDWTNRDPRITTELAKYGRSAVPFNVIWLPGRADPVILPELLTPAIVLNALPRAESVGGNAAPSA; encoded by the coding sequence ATGCCGTCCGTTCGCCGTCTCCTCGGATTCTTCCTGCTCATCCTCGTCGCTTTTCTGCCCGCCCGCGGCGCCGAGCCTTCCCATGTGCAGGCAACGCTTGTCGCCGCGGAGGCGTCGATCCAGCCCGGCCGGCCGGTCACGGTCGCCCTGCGCCTGGTCCACGCCCCGCACTGGCACACCTATTGGATCAACCCCGGCACCGGCCTGCCCACGACGCTCACCTGGGACCTCCCGGCTGGCTGGGAGGCCGGCGACATCCAGTGGCCCACGCCCACGATCATCCGCGATCACACCGGCACGATCACGGGCAACGGTTACAGCGACGAGGTTCTCCTCCCCGTCACGCTCACGCCTCCCGCCAACCTCGCGCCCGGCACCAACGTTACCCTCCGCGCCAGCGCCGACTGGCTCATGTGCGCCGCCACCTGCGTGCCGGGCAATGCCGACGTCAGCGTCACGCTCCCAATCCGCACCGAGGCGCCCACACCCGACGCCACCTGGGGCGCACGGGTGCAGCGCGCTCGCGACACGCTGCCGCGGACCGATCCGGCCTGGGCCACCACCGCGACGCGTCAGGGGAAAACCATTACGCTGACCGTGCGGCCGGCGGCCGCCAGCGCGCCGGTTCCCGCCAAGCTTTGGTTCTTCGCGGACGACGGGCTCGTTGCCTACGACCAGCCGCAGCCGGCCGAGGTCCGCGGGGGCGCGACCACGCTTACGCTTGCCCTCTCACCTGATGGGCCGAAGGACGCGACGCACCTGCGCGGCGTGCTCGCCGCCGATCCGGGCTGGCGCCCCGAGGGCGCGCTGCCGGGACTGCGCGTTGACGCTCCTCTCTCGGACGCGCCCATCGCGACCGCCACCCCGGCGGGAGCCACCAACACCAACGCGGCGGCCCCGGGCACCAGTGCCGCAGGCTCCGCCGCGACCGGCGGCCTCGCCGGCACCCTCCTGCTGGCCTTCGTAGGCGGGCTCATCCTCAACCTCATGCCCTGCGTCTTCCCCGTGCTGGGCATCAAGATCCTGGGCTTCGTGAATCAGGCGGGACACGAACGGCGGCGGGTTGCGCTGCACGGGCTGACGTTTGCGCTCGGTGTGCTCCTTTCCTTCTGGACGCTGGCGGGACTGCTCGCGGTGCTGCGCGCCGGCGGCGACCAACTCGGCTGGGGCTTCCAGTTGCAGTCGCCTGCGTTCGTTTACGCGCTGGCGGTGCTGATGCTGGTGTTCGGCCTGAACATGAGCGGGGTCTTTGAGTTCGGCCTCAGCGCGACGTCCGTCGGCTCCGACCTGCAAATGAAGTCGGGTTACAGCGGCTCGTTCTTCAGCGGTGTGCTGGCGACCGTTGTGGCGACGCCGTGCAGCGCGCCGTTCCTCGCTCCCGCGCTCGGGGCCGCACTCGCGGTTTCCACGGTCGAATCGTTCGTGATCTTCACCGCAATCGCCCTCGGCCTCGCGCTGCCATACCTCCTGCTTTCGATCTTCCCGCAGGCGGTGAAGGCACTCCCGCGGCCCGGGGCATGGATGGAAACGTTCAAGCAGTTCATGGCGTTTCCGCTGTATGCGACCGCCGGCTACCTGGCGTGGGTGCTCGCCGGACAGCTCAGCGAGGAACGTTTCCTCAGCGCGCTCTTCAGCTTCGTCCTTGTGGCGCTCGCCGTCTGGATGTACGGCCGCTGGCGCACCCCCGGCGCCTCCGCCGGCCGCGCGCGCTTCGGCCTCGCGTCGCTCATCGTTGTTGGCGCGCTTGGTCTCTGGCTCGGCTGGCCGCGCAGCGTCGCCGCGCCGTCCGCCACGTCCACGCAGGCGCCGGAAGTCACCTGGGAACCGTGGAGCCCGGACGCCGTGGCACGGCTGCGCGCCGAGGGCCGGATCGTCTACGTCGACTTCACGGCGCGCTGGTGCGCCACCTGCCAGGCGAACAAGCGCCTCGTGTTCCACAGCGACGACGTGCTTCGCGCTTTCGCCGACCGGAAGATCGCGACCCTGCGCGGTGACTGGACCAACCGCGACCCGCGGATCACCACGGAGCTCGCGAAATACGGCCGCTCCGCCGTCCCGTTCAACGTGATCTGGCTGCCGGGCCGCGCCGACCCCGTCATCCTCCCCGAGCTCCTCACCCCCGCCATCGTGCTCAACGCGCTCCCGCGCGCGGAGTCCGTCGGCGGCAATGCCGCCCCGTCAGCCTGA
- a CDS encoding cysteine synthase family protein, which produces MSASSAPAHPPVFDLIGHTPLMPLRFAAEGLTVWAKAEFLNPSGSIKDRLARCLIEDAEARGLLRPDSIILECSSGNTGISLAMVGAAKGYQVHIAMSDTASIERRHLMHQLGAEVHLFKATKGYATGINLTLELAAREPRYFLPRQFENPINARDHEEGTAVEILEQTGGRVDAFVAGYGTGGTLVGCGRGLRRQCPNVRVFAMEPAEAAMLSGECPCCHLIEGIAGGYVPPLLVGANLDGIVKIASGEAVSMARRLSREFGLLVGTSSGGNVAAALRLARELGPDARVVTVLCDRAERYYSTPLFDH; this is translated from the coding sequence ATGTCCGCTTCGTCTGCCCCGGCCCATCCGCCGGTCTTCGACCTGATCGGCCACACCCCCCTCATGCCCCTGCGCTTCGCCGCCGAGGGCCTCACGGTGTGGGCCAAGGCCGAGTTCCTCAATCCCTCCGGTTCGATCAAGGACCGGCTCGCGCGCTGCCTCATCGAGGACGCCGAGGCGCGCGGGCTGCTGCGGCCGGATTCGATCATTCTCGAGTGCTCCAGCGGCAACACCGGGATCTCGCTCGCCATGGTCGGCGCCGCCAAGGGCTATCAGGTGCACATCGCGATGAGCGACACCGCGAGCATCGAGCGCCGCCACCTGATGCACCAGCTTGGCGCCGAGGTGCATCTCTTCAAGGCCACCAAGGGCTACGCCACCGGAATCAACCTCACCCTGGAGCTCGCCGCCCGCGAGCCCCGCTACTTTCTCCCGCGCCAGTTCGAAAACCCGATCAACGCCCGTGACCACGAGGAAGGCACCGCCGTCGAGATCCTGGAGCAAACGGGGGGACGCGTGGACGCGTTCGTCGCCGGGTACGGCACCGGCGGCACGCTCGTCGGCTGCGGCCGGGGTCTGCGCCGCCAATGCCCCAACGTCCGCGTCTTCGCCATGGAACCCGCCGAGGCCGCCATGCTCTCCGGCGAGTGCCCGTGCTGTCATCTCATCGAAGGCATCGCCGGCGGCTACGTGCCGCCACTGCTCGTCGGCGCCAACCTCGACGGCATCGTCAAGATCGCCAGCGGCGAGGCAGTGAGCATGGCGCGCCGGCTGAGCCGCGAATTCGGTCTGCTCGTCGGCACCTCGAGCGGTGGCAACGTCGCCGCCGCGCTCCGGCTCGCCCGCGAGCTGGGCCCGGACGCGCGCGTCGTAACCGTGCTCTGTGACCGCGCCGAGCGCTACTACTCGACGCCGTTGTTCGATCACTAA
- a CDS encoding sigma-70 family RNA polymerase sigma factor, protein MTPVSHGQGRPSASAVAKREDHELELLDETIHHLPKRCREVLVLRMRHGLTLTQIARELGRSEETVVSQACAGVRRGMESFADEAAAAPGDVTDEIRNAAAEWVVEEDRGLSPPERAELETWLAAARGHRAAWEEARAAWRHLERCTELSERNVMTGEDLTPLPAESATPARPADEGEGGPTIGVWSNWMAVAAAGLLVLMGAGYVTYLL, encoded by the coding sequence ATGACGCCTGTTTCCCACGGACAAGGCCGTCCTTCCGCATCGGCGGTTGCCAAGCGCGAGGACCACGAGCTGGAGCTGCTGGATGAGACGATCCACCACCTGCCGAAACGTTGCCGCGAAGTGCTGGTGTTGCGCATGCGCCACGGCCTGACGCTCACCCAGATCGCGCGCGAGCTGGGCCGCAGCGAGGAGACCGTGGTGTCGCAGGCCTGCGCGGGCGTGCGGCGCGGCATGGAGTCGTTTGCCGACGAGGCCGCCGCGGCGCCGGGGGACGTCACCGACGAGATTCGCAATGCGGCCGCGGAGTGGGTGGTCGAGGAGGATCGCGGGCTGTCGCCGCCGGAGCGGGCGGAGCTCGAGACCTGGCTGGCGGCGGCGCGGGGCCACCGGGCGGCGTGGGAGGAAGCGCGCGCGGCGTGGCGACACCTGGAACGGTGCACGGAGCTTTCGGAGCGCAATGTGATGACGGGGGAGGACCTCACGCCGCTACCGGCGGAATCGGCGACCCCGGCGCGGCCGGCAGACGAAGGCGAGGGCGGGCCGACGATTGGAGTGTGGTCCAACTGGATGGCGGTCGCGGCAGCAGGGCTCCTCGTGCTGATGGGCGCGGGCTATGTGACTTACCTGCTCTAG
- a CDS encoding helix-turn-helix transcriptional regulator, whose product MLLTRQPALATALLDVCAAVTYEDFADAAVKFCRTAVPHTGGEVFLNYLDFEVDTEQALIVRSDFPTKRGRTPEERAFRQEHAQIVGAYFERHPNTQVYRGQNQTLPALAELEKTIWFQEVMVPEGWHDFLGMSFRTGPIVHSSLFINRAFNQPTFSPDEAALFEEAYPYFASALQRVRLLENSRAIRTDLETSLLDLPVATVLLNWQLGLEHANRYAARMCAAWAHGRGAARMLKTPARLEVPEDLRTACRELRESWSSPKPGAIRLLRRTISHPAHPELQATITLLRPHALRLSAPTFLIRITEVTHLSPAHQDPGPNTTALLARLSGAERELVPLLRRGLANKEIATALGKSVPTIKKQLHSILAKAGVPSRARLITILQ is encoded by the coding sequence ATGCTGCTCACCCGCCAACCCGCTCTCGCCACCGCGCTGCTCGATGTGTGCGCGGCGGTGACGTATGAAGATTTTGCGGACGCCGCGGTGAAGTTCTGCCGCACGGCCGTGCCGCACACCGGCGGCGAGGTCTTCCTCAACTACCTCGATTTCGAGGTCGATACCGAGCAGGCCCTGATCGTGCGCAGCGATTTCCCCACGAAGCGCGGCCGCACCCCGGAGGAGCGCGCCTTCCGGCAGGAACACGCGCAGATCGTCGGCGCCTACTTCGAACGCCACCCCAACACCCAGGTGTACCGCGGCCAGAACCAGACGCTCCCGGCGCTTGCCGAGCTGGAAAAGACGATCTGGTTCCAGGAGGTGATGGTGCCCGAGGGGTGGCACGACTTCCTCGGCATGTCCTTCCGGACCGGCCCGATCGTGCACAGCTCGCTCTTCATCAACCGCGCCTTCAACCAGCCGACCTTCTCCCCGGACGAAGCCGCGCTCTTCGAGGAAGCCTACCCCTACTTTGCCTCGGCGCTGCAGCGCGTGCGGCTGCTCGAGAACTCCCGCGCCATTCGCACGGATCTCGAGACGTCGCTGCTCGATCTGCCGGTCGCCACCGTCCTGCTCAACTGGCAGCTGGGACTCGAGCACGCCAACCGCTATGCCGCCCGCATGTGCGCCGCCTGGGCCCACGGCCGGGGCGCGGCCCGGATGCTGAAAACACCCGCGCGCCTCGAGGTCCCCGAGGACCTGCGCACCGCCTGCCGGGAACTGCGCGAGAGCTGGAGCAGCCCGAAACCCGGCGCGATCCGCCTCCTGCGGCGAACGATTTCCCATCCGGCGCACCCGGAGCTGCAGGCCACGATCACGCTCCTGCGTCCGCACGCCCTCCGCCTTTCCGCGCCCACGTTTCTCATCCGCATCACCGAGGTCACGCACCTGAGTCCGGCCCACCAGGACCCCGGACCCAACACCACCGCGCTGCTGGCGCGCCTCAGCGGGGCGGAACGCGAGCTCGTGCCGCTCCTCCGCCGCGGCCTGGCCAACAAGGAAATTGCCACCGCGCTCGGGAAATCAGTCCCCACGATCAAGAAGCAGTTGCACTCCATCCTGGCGAAGGCCGGCGTCCCCAGCCGCGCCCGGCTGATCACGATCCTGCAGTAG
- a CDS encoding TonB-dependent receptor — MQNVTSRRLRAALFATIPLLVAPVTRAASEPTVPAPDRPPTAPAVVPVPKEPDEISATAPTKLAPVEVTGSRIRTLGAEVTSLPVFSLNQIELERRGVERLADIRWAIPQLGAAVGFNDNLMNGGTSRAQQVGTSFNLRGIGGNSTLVLIDGRRIPHTGQEAPGGAGGREDFSVDGIPISAIERIDVLPEGAGAVYGSEAIAGVVNIVLKKNYTGAELRVVYDNTFDSDVGQTTVSLVAGFRAKKLSTFLTLSYENQNGLAAKDRWFSATYDTRIWGSTSTSFLYNGAAGTGTLGSSSYPFYPGQANLPGLTTNKVSIPTGSNGTTAANAAYTTTGATIYDAAQYAMSIDPATRKSVIWKNDYDLLPWARVYGEARWSRFENSYIGSPVSLTTALPAGYPGNPFSSTAYLSKVFWDLPRPQTESAQENMAVTLGVKGDFLSTWRYDVNASWARNVVSDDAIAAGFNYSLLNAAMNSANKPILAYDSLNGRDPNAAGVLAALMPVADHKDTTDTYQYSATADGTVWDGWAGALRAAVGVEAGEEKVKFWREPSPVTPTYVLTKPFSRRLEAAFAEVTVPLLSKDQHIPLVHRLEVGGAVRATDYSDAGSVTTPTYRALFQPVKWLTVRGSRSEGFKPVRLYDLQAPVSKFTSTLTSTSRVFDPLRGNEAVLGTYDYLSGGNPTLKPEDSVSRNAGIVIDIPGRWFKGFSVSADYYDLEYSDRSGSTSLQNLLNYFPERISRATPTADDIAHGYAGRITGWDASNLNLAKVWTKGWDYQVRYHRMFGANEISIIAALSDPNVIYTKATPAATPSSTYGHQPKRARYSAFWANGPWSAGVSVAQQGKYFINGLSSTAYPSIITWDPQVSYNFGGNPRFHKEAQEWWVRGLSGMKVSLTIVNVFNREPSMADAANGRIVVDPRLRRYIVSAAKKF, encoded by the coding sequence ATGCAAAACGTGACTTCGCGCCGCCTGCGGGCTGCGCTTTTCGCGACGATTCCCCTGCTCGTCGCCCCGGTGACTCGCGCCGCCAGCGAGCCGACCGTTCCCGCCCCTGATCGTCCCCCGACCGCTCCCGCCGTGGTGCCGGTACCGAAGGAACCCGACGAAATCAGCGCCACGGCGCCGACGAAGCTCGCGCCCGTGGAGGTCACCGGTTCCCGGATACGCACGCTGGGCGCGGAGGTGACCTCGCTGCCGGTCTTTTCGCTCAACCAGATCGAGCTTGAGCGCCGCGGCGTCGAACGGCTGGCGGACATCCGCTGGGCGATTCCGCAGCTCGGCGCGGCGGTCGGCTTCAATGACAACCTGATGAACGGCGGCACCTCGCGCGCGCAGCAGGTGGGTACCTCCTTCAACCTCCGCGGCATCGGCGGCAACTCGACGCTCGTCCTGATCGACGGTCGCCGCATTCCGCACACCGGCCAGGAGGCGCCCGGCGGTGCCGGTGGCCGCGAGGACTTCAGCGTGGATGGCATCCCGATCTCGGCGATCGAGCGCATCGACGTGCTGCCGGAGGGCGCGGGCGCGGTCTATGGCTCGGAGGCCATCGCGGGCGTCGTGAACATCGTGCTGAAGAAGAACTACACGGGCGCCGAGCTGCGCGTGGTGTACGACAACACCTTCGACAGCGACGTCGGCCAGACGACGGTTAGCCTGGTCGCCGGCTTCCGCGCCAAGAAGCTGAGCACGTTCCTGACGCTCTCGTACGAGAATCAGAACGGGTTGGCCGCGAAGGACCGCTGGTTCTCGGCGACCTACGACACCCGCATCTGGGGCAGCACGAGCACGAGCTTCCTCTACAACGGCGCCGCCGGCACGGGCACGCTGGGTTCAAGCAGTTATCCGTTCTATCCCGGGCAGGCCAACCTGCCGGGGCTGACCACCAACAAGGTCAGTATCCCCACCGGCTCGAATGGCACCACCGCGGCAAACGCGGCCTACACGACCACCGGCGCGACGATTTACGATGCGGCGCAGTATGCCATGAGCATCGATCCCGCCACGCGGAAGAGCGTGATCTGGAAAAATGATTACGACCTCCTGCCGTGGGCGCGCGTGTACGGCGAGGCGCGCTGGAGCCGTTTCGAAAACAGCTATATCGGCAGCCCCGTCTCGCTCACCACGGCGCTTCCCGCCGGATACCCGGGCAACCCGTTCTCCTCGACCGCCTACCTCAGCAAAGTGTTCTGGGACCTCCCGCGGCCGCAGACCGAGTCAGCCCAGGAGAACATGGCTGTTACTCTGGGAGTGAAGGGCGACTTTCTTTCAACCTGGCGTTACGATGTGAATGCGAGCTGGGCCCGCAACGTCGTCAGCGACGACGCCATCGCCGCCGGGTTCAACTACAGCCTGCTTAACGCCGCCATGAACTCGGCCAACAAGCCGATCCTGGCCTACGACAGTCTGAACGGGCGCGATCCCAACGCCGCGGGCGTGCTCGCAGCGCTGATGCCGGTGGCGGATCACAAGGACACGACCGACACTTACCAATATAGCGCGACGGCGGATGGCACCGTTTGGGATGGTTGGGCGGGGGCCCTGCGGGCGGCGGTGGGCGTCGAAGCCGGCGAGGAGAAGGTGAAATTCTGGCGCGAGCCAAGTCCGGTGACGCCGACGTACGTCCTGACGAAGCCATTCTCGCGCCGGCTGGAGGCAGCGTTTGCGGAGGTGACGGTGCCGCTCCTCTCCAAGGACCAGCACATCCCGCTGGTGCATCGATTGGAGGTCGGCGGAGCGGTGCGCGCGACGGATTACTCCGATGCGGGCTCGGTCACCACGCCGACGTACCGCGCGCTGTTCCAGCCGGTGAAGTGGCTGACGGTTCGCGGCTCGCGCTCGGAAGGGTTCAAGCCGGTCCGGCTGTACGACCTGCAGGCGCCGGTTTCAAAGTTCACCTCCACACTCACGAGCACGAGCCGGGTGTTCGACCCGCTCCGCGGCAATGAAGCCGTGCTCGGAACGTATGACTACCTGAGCGGTGGCAATCCGACGCTCAAACCCGAGGACTCCGTCTCCCGGAATGCCGGCATCGTGATCGATATCCCGGGTCGTTGGTTCAAGGGTTTCTCGGTGTCCGCCGACTACTACGACCTCGAGTACTCGGACCGCTCCGGCTCCACGAGCCTGCAGAACCTGCTGAACTACTTCCCGGAGCGGATCTCACGCGCCACGCCCACGGCCGACGACATTGCGCATGGGTATGCGGGACGGATCACCGGCTGGGATGCCAGCAATCTCAACCTCGCGAAGGTCTGGACCAAGGGGTGGGACTACCAGGTCCGTTACCATCGGATGTTTGGCGCGAACGAGATCTCGATCATCGCGGCGCTCTCCGATCCCAATGTGATCTACACGAAGGCGACCCCGGCGGCGACCCCGTCCTCCACCTATGGCCACCAGCCGAAACGGGCGCGTTACTCGGCATTCTGGGCCAACGGTCCCTGGAGCGCCGGCGTCTCGGTCGCGCAGCAGGGCAAGTACTTCATCAACGGGCTGAGCTCTACGGCGTACCCGTCCATCATCACCTGGGATCCCCAGGTCTCCTACAACTTCGGCGGCAATCCCCGCTTCCACAAGGAAGCCCAGGAGTGGTGGGTGCGCGGACTGTCGGGCATGAAGGTGTCGTTGACGATCGTGAACGTCTTCAATCGTGAGCCGTCGATGGCCGATGCCGCGAACGGTCGGATCGTCGTCGATCCGCGGCTGCGACGCTACATCGTGAGCGCGGCGAAAAAGTTCTGA
- a CDS encoding TlpA disulfide reductase family protein — MKKSLLLLSAALALTAQAAPDAKPTGASESSAATPVPAVEAKSQIEADYDAVFTIWRRKAPEELSRKDRAFWRFQDETMRAFAAAARAFAQKYPNDPRRFDGLVQSSFTRPWFIEDFKPAFDAQPGERNLIVDQAKLDAFQAEQAKLLSEVAAAPDASPRQRGGAFFALLADARGKARAAGQAFDITQYQPLVDRVVTTLGDERMMPVVEQYVGGLREQAPAAADAFVAQLKTNPKVAVALQAAEDRQKAEEVKAAEAAKRRAAEIGTLKFTAADGREVDLAKLRGKVVLVDFWATWCGPCVAEIPNVVANYQKYHDRGFEVIGITLENPAFAQKDDAAAKERKLAAAKQKMLDFAAKRQMTWPQYFDGKWWKNDYAVAYGVNAIPAMFLLDQEGRIVSTEARGPKLESEIRRLLKITD; from the coding sequence ATGAAGAAGTCCCTCCTCCTGCTGTCGGCGGCGCTCGCCCTGACCGCGCAAGCTGCGCCTGACGCCAAACCGACCGGTGCCAGCGAGTCGTCTGCCGCCACCCCGGTCCCGGCGGTCGAAGCCAAGAGCCAAATCGAAGCCGACTATGACGCGGTGTTCACGATCTGGCGGCGCAAGGCCCCGGAGGAGCTGAGCCGGAAGGATCGTGCCTTCTGGAGGTTTCAGGACGAGACGATGCGGGCGTTCGCGGCGGCGGCGCGGGCGTTCGCGCAGAAGTACCCGAACGATCCGCGCCGGTTCGACGGGCTGGTGCAGTCGAGCTTCACGCGTCCATGGTTCATCGAGGATTTCAAACCCGCGTTCGACGCCCAGCCGGGCGAAAGAAACTTGATCGTGGACCAGGCGAAGCTCGACGCCTTCCAGGCCGAGCAGGCCAAGCTGCTGAGCGAGGTGGCGGCGGCGCCCGACGCGAGCCCGCGCCAGCGCGGAGGCGCGTTCTTTGCGTTGCTGGCGGACGCTCGCGGCAAGGCGCGGGCGGCCGGGCAGGCCTTTGACATCACGCAGTATCAGCCGCTCGTGGACCGCGTCGTCACGACCCTCGGTGACGAACGCATGATGCCGGTGGTCGAGCAATATGTTGGCGGATTGCGCGAACAGGCGCCGGCGGCGGCGGACGCCTTTGTGGCGCAGCTGAAGACGAACCCGAAGGTCGCGGTGGCGCTGCAGGCCGCGGAGGACCGCCAGAAGGCGGAGGAGGTCAAGGCAGCCGAAGCGGCGAAGCGCCGGGCGGCCGAGATCGGCACGCTGAAGTTCACCGCCGCCGACGGGCGCGAGGTGGATCTGGCCAAGCTGCGCGGCAAGGTCGTGCTCGTCGATTTCTGGGCGACCTGGTGCGGGCCATGCGTGGCGGAGATCCCGAACGTGGTCGCGAACTACCAGAAGTACCACGACCGCGGCTTTGAGGTGATCGGCATCACGCTCGAGAACCCCGCCTTTGCCCAGAAGGACGACGCTGCGGCGAAGGAGCGGAAGCTCGCGGCGGCGAAGCAGAAGATGCTCGATTTCGCCGCGAAGCGGCAAATGACCTGGCCGCAGTATTTTGACGGCAAGTGGTGGAAAAACGACTACGCCGTCGCGTATGGCGTGAACGCCATTCCGGCCATGTTCCTGCTGGATCAGGAGGGCCGGATCGTCTCGACCGAGGCGCGCGGACCGAAGCTCGAGTCCGAGATCCGGCGCCTGCTGAAGATTACCGACTAA
- a CDS encoding TlpA disulfide reductase family protein, translated as MKTRLLLTLALLLSAFGLSAQAQNRPQLLANGTDAPDFTANKPDGSPVKLSDFRGKVVLVDFWATWCPPCKKAMPHMENLHQKLGAQGLQVLGVCVWDKQEAFDGWQTKPEVPTTYLKVFDPAGRAPGNIAKAKYNVSGIPTFYLIGKDGKILFSGVGAGPDTEEALDEALKSAGFKL; from the coding sequence ATGAAAACTCGCCTGCTTCTTACGCTCGCCCTGCTCCTCTCCGCCTTCGGCCTCTCCGCCCAAGCTCAGAATCGTCCGCAACTTCTTGCCAACGGCACCGACGCTCCTGATTTCACCGCCAACAAGCCCGACGGCTCGCCGGTCAAGCTCTCCGACTTCCGCGGCAAGGTCGTCCTCGTCGACTTCTGGGCTACCTGGTGCCCCCCCTGCAAGAAGGCGATGCCCCACATGGAAAACCTCCATCAGAAGCTCGGCGCGCAGGGCCTTCAGGTCCTCGGCGTCTGCGTCTGGGACAAGCAGGAGGCATTCGATGGCTGGCAGACCAAACCCGAGGTGCCGACGACCTACCTGAAGGTATTCGACCCGGCCGGCCGTGCGCCCGGCAACATCGCCAAGGCCAAGTACAATGTCTCCGGCATCCCGACGTTCTACCTCATCGGCAAGGACGGGAAAATTCTGTTCTCCGGTGTCGGCGCCGGTCCTGACACCGAGGAAGCCTTGGACGAGGCCCTCAAGTCCGCCGGCTTCAAACTGTAA
- a CDS encoding tyrosine phenol-lyase has protein sequence MPPEPAPSTPIRTTGQQLRRRSWAEPWKIKMVEPIKVTTAAQRATALRDAGYNTFLLRSEDVYIDLLTDSGTSAMSDWQWAGLMLGDEAYAGSKNFYHLEDTVRRHYGYKHLIPTHQGRGAEHILSQIMIQPGDTVPGNMYFTTTRYHQEHAGAQFVDVVVDEGHDPANPAPFKGNVDLAKLERVLTTAKHVPYVCVAATVNMAGGQPISMANMRAVRELCARQHVPIMLDATRAVENAWFIKTREPGYAERSCGEILREFCSYSDGCTMSGKKDPLVNIGGWLSLNDDQLADKARNMVVVYEGLHTYGGMAGRDMEAMARGIEESVQDDHMRARIGQVEYLGELLQVAGVPVVLPIGGHAVYLDARRFYPHLTQDEFPAQTLAAELYLDAGVRAMERGIVSAGRDHKTGKHHYPKLELVRLTIPRRVYTQAHMDVVAESVTAVFQNPDKPRGLKMVYEPENLRFFQARFEPL, from the coding sequence ATCAAGGTCACCACTGCTGCCCAGCGCGCCACCGCCCTCCGCGACGCCGGCTACAACACCTTCCTGCTTCGCTCGGAGGACGTGTACATCGACCTCCTCACTGATTCGGGCACCAGCGCGATGAGCGACTGGCAGTGGGCCGGGCTCATGCTCGGCGATGAGGCCTACGCTGGCTCGAAGAACTTCTATCACCTCGAGGACACCGTCCGCCGCCACTACGGCTACAAGCACCTCATCCCCACCCACCAGGGCCGCGGCGCCGAACACATCCTCAGCCAGATCATGATCCAGCCCGGCGACACCGTCCCCGGGAACATGTACTTCACGACCACGCGCTACCATCAGGAGCACGCCGGCGCTCAGTTCGTCGATGTCGTCGTCGACGAGGGACACGACCCCGCGAACCCGGCCCCCTTCAAGGGCAACGTCGACCTCGCGAAGCTCGAGCGCGTTCTCACGACCGCCAAGCACGTCCCGTACGTCTGCGTCGCCGCCACCGTCAACATGGCCGGCGGGCAACCCATCAGCATGGCCAACATGCGCGCCGTCCGGGAGCTCTGCGCCCGCCAGCACGTGCCCATCATGCTCGATGCCACCCGCGCCGTGGAGAACGCCTGGTTCATCAAGACCCGCGAGCCCGGCTACGCCGAGCGCTCCTGCGGCGAAATCCTCCGCGAGTTTTGCTCCTACAGCGACGGCTGCACCATGAGCGGCAAGAAGGACCCGCTCGTGAACATCGGCGGCTGGCTGTCACTCAACGACGACCAACTCGCCGACAAGGCCCGCAACATGGTCGTCGTGTACGAGGGCCTCCACACCTACGGCGGCATGGCCGGCCGCGATATGGAGGCCATGGCCCGTGGCATCGAGGAATCCGTCCAGGACGATCACATGCGCGCGCGCATCGGCCAGGTGGAGTACCTCGGCGAACTGCTCCAGGTCGCCGGCGTGCCCGTCGTCCTGCCCATCGGCGGTCACGCCGTGTACCTCGATGCCCGCCGGTTCTACCCACACCTCACCCAGGACGAGTTCCCCGCGCAGACCCTCGCCGCCGAGCTCTACCTCGATGCCGGCGTGCGCGCGATGGAGCGCGGCATCGTCTCGGCCGGCCGTGACCACAAGACCGGCAAGCACCATTACCCGAAGCTCGAACTCGTCCGGCTCACCATCCCGCGCCGCGTGTACACGCAGGCGCACATGGATGTCGTCGCCGAGTCCGTCACCGCCGTGTTCCAGAATCCGGACAAGCCCCGCGGCCTCAAAATGGTCTACGAGCCCGAGAACCTGCGGTTCTTCCAGGCGCGATTCGAACCGCTCTGA